A genomic region of Xanthomonas campestris pv. phormiicola contains the following coding sequences:
- a CDS encoding NAD(P) transhydrogenase subunit alpha codes for MSDGFVALYIFMLAAIAGHVIISRVPVILHTPLMSGSNFIHGIVLIGAMVVLGHADTTLEKAVGFLAVLLGAGNAAGGYVVTERMLEMFKSSKKPGDSP; via the coding sequence ATGAGCGACGGTTTCGTGGCCTTGTACATCTTCATGCTGGCGGCCATCGCCGGGCATGTGATCATCTCGCGGGTGCCGGTGATCCTGCACACCCCGCTGATGTCCGGTTCCAACTTCATCCACGGCATCGTGCTGATCGGCGCGATGGTGGTGCTCGGCCACGCCGACACCACGCTGGAGAAGGCGGTCGGCTTCCTCGCGGTGCTGCTCGGCGCCGGCAACGCCGCCGGCGGTTACGTGGTCACCGAGCGCATGCTGGAAATGTTCAAGAGTTCCAAGAAGCCCGGGGACTCGCCATGA
- a CDS encoding RNA polymerase sigma factor, with product MPASLDAFLAEIGPRAFRFAEAGLRQREDALDAVQDAMIKLLAYRERPAQEWTPLFWSILRRRIIDLQRRRGFRLRFWAPASEYGEDSQPDWADEGPTPAQRHEQRQTHARLVTALRALPARQREAFTLRVLEELDVATTARAMGCSEGSVKTHLSRAREALQKLLEDVR from the coding sequence CTGCCGGCGTCGCTGGACGCATTCCTGGCCGAGATCGGCCCGCGCGCGTTCCGCTTCGCCGAGGCCGGCCTGCGCCAGCGCGAGGATGCGCTGGATGCGGTGCAGGACGCGATGATCAAGCTGCTCGCCTACCGCGAGCGGCCGGCGCAGGAATGGACCCCGCTGTTCTGGAGCATCCTGCGCCGGCGCATCATCGACCTGCAGCGCCGCCGCGGCTTCCGCCTGCGCTTCTGGGCGCCGGCCAGCGAGTACGGCGAGGACAGCCAGCCGGACTGGGCCGACGAAGGCCCGACGCCGGCGCAGCGCCACGAGCAGCGGCAGACGCATGCGCGGCTGGTCACGGCGTTGCGCGCGCTGCCGGCGCGGCAGCGCGAAGCCTTCACCCTGCGCGTGCTCGAGGAGCTGGACGTGGCCACCACCGCACGCGCGATGGGCTGCTCCGAAGGCTCGGTCAAGACCCATCTGTCGCGCGCCCGCGAGGCATTGCAGAAACTTCTGGAGGACGTCCGGTGA